Proteins encoded together in one Thermomonospora curvata DSM 43183 window:
- a CDS encoding DUF4235 domain-containing protein, translating to MADKGDLGWRAVAGAAAFVGGFVARKALTYAWKKATGKEPPTNPESPQVALSEALGWAVVTGVGMEVTRLLVTRAAARQYAKANGRLPASFGMNDA from the coding sequence ATGGCAGACAAGGGCGACCTCGGCTGGCGGGCCGTGGCCGGTGCCGCGGCCTTCGTGGGCGGGTTCGTGGCCCGCAAGGCGCTCACGTACGCCTGGAAGAAGGCCACCGGCAAGGAGCCGCCGACCAACCCCGAATCCCCTCAGGTGGCCCTGTCGGAGGCGCTGGGGTGGGCCGTGGTCACGGGCGTCGGCATGGAGGTGACCCGGCTGCTGGTCACCCGGGCGGCGGCGCGCCAGTACGCCAAGGCCAACGGCCGCCTGCCGGCGTCCTTCGGCATGAACGACGCCTGA
- a CDS encoding DUF4193 domain-containing protein, protein MATDYDSPRKTDDDLGEDSLQELQARRADKAASIIDEDLDAGEVAELPGADLSNEELTFRVVPRQADEFTCSRCFLVHHRSQLAEERKGQPVCRECAA, encoded by the coding sequence ATGGCAACCGACTACGACAGCCCACGCAAGACCGACGACGACCTCGGCGAGGACAGCCTGCAGGAGCTGCAGGCCCGGCGGGCCGACAAGGCCGCCAGCATCATCGACGAGGACCTGGACGCCGGTGAGGTGGCCGAGCTGCCCGGCGCCGACCTGTCCAACGAGGAGCTGACCTTCCGGGTGGTGCCGCGCCAGGCCGACGAGTTCACCTGCTCGCGCTGCTTCCTGGTGCACCACCGCAGCCAGCTCGCCGAGGAACGCAAGGGCCAGCCGGTCTGCCGCGAGTGCGCGGCCTGA
- a CDS encoding OB-fold nucleic acid binding domain-containing protein: MDKVQAGTAVGTDGAPPPSRGRGLRRFLRRLTADRDELEAEELRAGTGQEGATPIAECAERTRVRVAGTLRTVTLRPRGGAPALEAELYDGTDVISLVWLGRRKIAGIEPGRRLRAEGLVSTQDGRKTMFNPRYELRGDA; encoded by the coding sequence ATGGACAAGGTGCAGGCAGGGACGGCCGTGGGAACGGACGGTGCACCACCCCCTTCCCGGGGGCGGGGACTGCGCAGGTTCCTGCGCCGCCTGACCGCGGACCGGGACGAACTGGAGGCCGAGGAGCTGCGGGCCGGCACCGGCCAGGAAGGCGCCACCCCCATCGCCGAATGCGCCGAGCGCACCCGGGTCCGTGTGGCCGGTACGCTACGGACCGTGACTTTGCGACCGCGAGGCGGAGCCCCGGCACTGGAGGCCGAGCTGTATGACGGAACCGACGTGATCAGCCTGGTCTGGCTGGGCCGCCGTAAGATCGCCGGAATCGAGCCCGGCCGCCGGCTGCGGGCCGAGGGACTGGTCAGCACCCAGGACGGCCGCAAGACCATGTTCAACCCTCGCTATGAGCTGCGGGGGGACGCGTGA
- a CDS encoding DUF6412 domain-containing protein, whose translation MSVIAVLLQLPALLEPSAGQAPLLALAALTVAALLAVAVTAGAGRFGPPPAARAHTALRARSARTAFLRLRDPAAPGRPLPRAPSA comes from the coding sequence ATGTCCGTGATCGCCGTGCTGCTGCAGCTGCCGGCGCTGCTCGAGCCGTCCGCCGGGCAGGCGCCGCTGCTGGCGCTGGCCGCGCTGACGGTCGCCGCCCTGCTGGCCGTGGCGGTCACCGCCGGTGCCGGGCGCTTCGGCCCGCCGCCGGCCGCCCGGGCGCACACCGCGCTGCGCGCCCGCAGCGCCCGCACCGCCTTCCTGAGGCTGCGCGATCCGGCCGCGCCCGGCCGTCCCCTGCCCAGAGCACCGTCGGCGTGA
- a CDS encoding CBS domain-containing protein, producing the protein MLARELARPYPHIDPDSEALSVARLVIEQRLPGLIVLDDLQHPLAILPTSQILWFAIPPYVREDPALARVYSERQADRMCERMRGRSLRDLLPPEPRRPPMVTGDANVLEVATLMAQAHSPLVAVVESKNGPRPPMIGVISVADLLGRLLPAC; encoded by the coding sequence ATGCTCGCACGTGAACTGGCCAGACCCTATCCCCACATCGATCCCGACAGCGAGGCCCTGAGCGTGGCCCGGCTGGTGATCGAACAGCGGCTGCCGGGGCTGATCGTCCTGGACGACCTGCAGCACCCGCTGGCGATCCTGCCCACCTCCCAGATCCTGTGGTTCGCGATCCCGCCTTACGTCCGGGAGGACCCGGCGCTGGCACGGGTGTACTCCGAGCGGCAGGCCGACCGGATGTGCGAGCGGATGCGCGGCCGCAGCCTGCGGGACCTGCTGCCGCCGGAGCCGCGGCGGCCGCCGATGGTGACCGGCGACGCCAACGTCCTGGAGGTCGCGACGCTGATGGCCCAGGCGCACAGCCCGCTGGTGGCCGTGGTGGAGTCCAAGAACGGCCCCAGGCCGCCGATGATCGGCGTGATCTCGGTGGCCGACCTGCTGGGGCGGCTGCTGCCGGCGTGCTGA
- the dut gene encoding dUTP diphosphatase codes for MDEPLTDHRVQHRPGDVPVLIRRLDDGLPLPSYAHPGDAGADLYAAIDVELAPGERAVVPTGIAIALPDGYAAFVHPRSGLGAKFGVTIVNAPGTVDAGYRGEIKVTLLNTDLRRPVRLRRGDRIAQLVVQRVERAVFHEVSALPGSVRGDNGFGSTGGLPAASPEAGHN; via the coding sequence ATGGATGAGCCCTTGACCGACCACAGAGTCCAACACCGACCCGGGGACGTCCCCGTGCTGATCCGGCGGCTCGACGACGGGCTGCCGCTGCCCTCCTACGCCCACCCGGGCGATGCGGGGGCCGATCTGTACGCCGCGATCGATGTGGAACTGGCCCCCGGGGAGCGGGCGGTGGTGCCCACCGGGATCGCCATCGCACTGCCGGACGGATACGCCGCCTTTGTTCACCCGCGATCCGGTTTGGGCGCTAAGTTTGGGGTCACGATCGTCAATGCGCCCGGTACGGTCGATGCCGGATACCGCGGCGAGATCAAGGTGACATTGCTGAACACCGACCTCCGCCGTCCGGTCCGGCTGCGGCGCGGTGACCGGATCGCCCAGCTGGTCGTCCAACGGGTCGAGCGAGCGGTCTTCCACGAGGTCTCCGCGCTCCCCGGATCGGTACGCGGCGACAACGGCTTCGGCTCCACCGGTGGACTGCCGGCGGCGTCACCGGAGGCGGGGCACAACTAG
- the valS gene encoding valine--tRNA ligase, whose translation MNRQPRTPTVPEKPTLDGLEDKWVRRWEDDGTYRFDRTRPREEIFAIDTPPPTVSGSLHVGHVFSYTHTDTIARYQRMRGRAVFYPMGWDDNGLPTERRVQNYFGVRCDPSLPYDPDFEPPAEPDPKKQVPISRRNFIELCERLTAIDEKAFEDLWRRIGLSVDWNLLYTTIGDRARAVAQRAFLRNLARGEAYLAEAPTLWDVTFHTAVAQAELEDRDTPGAFHRLRFHADDRVVLIDTTRPELLPACVALVAHPDDERYRDLFGRTVRTPVFGVEVPVLAHRLAEPDKGTGIAMICTFGDVTDVTWWRELNLPTRAVIGRDGRLVAEAPPGVPAGPYAELAGKTVHSARERMVQLLRESGDLDGEPRPIVRPVKYYEKGSKPLEIVTTRQWYIRNGGRDAALREQLLARGRELSWHPPYMRARYENWVEGLNGDWLISRQRFFGVPFPVWYPLDSDGEPRYDRPIVPPEEMLPIDPSSDVPPGYSEDQRGKPDGFIGDPDVMDTWATSSLTPQVAGGWESDPDLFARVFPYDLRPQGHDIIRTWLFSTVLRSHLEHDSLPWRNAALSGWILDPDRKKMSKSKGNVITPMGLLVEHGSDAVRYWAASARPGTDTAFEVKQIKVGRRLATKILNASRFVLGLGEVAPDAAITEPVDLSMLAALREVVAEATEAFDGYDHARALERTERFFWYFCDDYLELVKQRAYGEGAGADSARAALRTALSVLLRLFAPILPFVTEEVWSWWRDGSVHLASWPEAAELPAGGDPALLEVTAEALRQVRKAKSQAKVSMRAEVARAVVRGPGTATVRAAAEDLRAAGNVAELELDEAAAAEELTVAVTLAAAVS comes from the coding sequence ATGAACCGACAGCCACGTACCCCGACAGTCCCCGAAAAGCCCACTCTGGACGGCTTGGAGGACAAGTGGGTACGTCGCTGGGAGGACGACGGCACCTACCGCTTTGACCGCACCCGGCCACGGGAGGAGATCTTCGCGATCGACACCCCGCCGCCCACGGTCAGCGGCTCCCTGCACGTCGGCCACGTGTTCTCCTACACCCACACCGACACCATCGCCCGCTACCAGCGGATGCGGGGCCGCGCGGTGTTCTACCCGATGGGCTGGGACGACAACGGCCTGCCCACCGAGCGGCGGGTGCAGAACTACTTCGGCGTCCGCTGCGACCCGTCGCTGCCGTACGACCCCGACTTCGAACCGCCCGCCGAGCCCGACCCCAAAAAGCAGGTCCCCATCAGCCGCCGCAACTTCATCGAGCTGTGCGAGCGGCTGACCGCCATCGACGAGAAAGCCTTCGAGGATCTGTGGCGCCGGATCGGCCTGTCGGTCGACTGGAACCTGCTGTACACCACGATCGGCGACCGGGCGCGGGCGGTCGCGCAGCGGGCGTTCCTGCGCAATCTGGCGCGCGGGGAGGCCTACCTGGCCGAGGCGCCCACGCTGTGGGACGTCACCTTCCACACCGCCGTGGCCCAGGCCGAGCTGGAGGACCGCGACACCCCCGGCGCCTTCCACCGGCTGCGCTTCCACGCCGACGACCGCGTGGTGCTCATCGACACCACCCGCCCGGAACTGCTGCCGGCGTGCGTGGCGCTGGTGGCCCACCCCGACGACGAGCGGTACCGGGACCTGTTCGGGCGCACCGTGCGCACCCCGGTGTTCGGGGTGGAGGTCCCCGTGCTCGCCCACCGGCTGGCCGAGCCGGACAAGGGCACCGGCATCGCGATGATCTGCACCTTCGGTGATGTCACCGACGTGACCTGGTGGCGGGAGCTGAACCTGCCCACCCGGGCGGTCATCGGCCGGGACGGCCGGCTGGTCGCCGAGGCGCCGCCCGGGGTGCCCGCCGGGCCGTACGCCGAGCTGGCCGGCAAGACCGTGCACTCGGCCCGCGAGCGGATGGTGCAGTTGCTGCGCGAGTCCGGCGACCTGGACGGCGAGCCGCGCCCCATCGTCCGCCCGGTCAAGTACTACGAGAAGGGCTCCAAGCCCCTGGAGATCGTCACCACCCGCCAGTGGTACATCCGCAACGGCGGCCGGGACGCGGCGCTGCGCGAGCAGTTGCTGGCGCGCGGGCGCGAGCTGTCCTGGCACCCGCCCTACATGCGGGCCCGCTACGAGAACTGGGTGGAGGGCCTGAACGGCGACTGGCTGATCTCCCGCCAGCGGTTCTTCGGCGTGCCCTTCCCGGTGTGGTACCCGCTGGACTCCGACGGCGAGCCGCGCTACGACCGGCCGATCGTGCCGCCGGAGGAGATGCTGCCCATCGACCCCTCCTCCGATGTGCCGCCCGGCTACAGCGAGGACCAGCGCGGCAAGCCCGACGGCTTCATCGGCGACCCGGACGTCATGGACACCTGGGCCACCTCCTCGCTGACGCCGCAGGTCGCCGGCGGCTGGGAGAGCGACCCGGACCTGTTCGCCCGGGTCTTCCCCTACGACCTGCGGCCCCAGGGGCACGACATCATCCGCACCTGGCTGTTCTCCACGGTGCTGCGCTCCCACCTGGAGCACGACTCGCTGCCGTGGCGCAACGCCGCGCTGTCGGGGTGGATCCTCGACCCCGACCGCAAGAAGATGTCCAAGTCCAAGGGGAACGTGATCACCCCGATGGGGCTGCTGGTCGAGCACGGCAGCGACGCGGTCCGCTACTGGGCGGCCAGCGCCCGGCCCGGCACCGACACCGCTTTCGAGGTCAAGCAGATCAAGGTGGGCCGCCGGCTGGCCACCAAGATCCTCAACGCCTCCCGGTTCGTGCTCGGGCTGGGCGAGGTGGCGCCGGACGCGGCGATCACCGAGCCGGTGGACCTGTCCATGCTGGCCGCCCTGCGGGAGGTGGTCGCCGAGGCCACCGAGGCGTTCGACGGCTATGACCACGCCCGGGCGCTGGAGCGCACCGAGCGGTTCTTCTGGTACTTCTGCGACGACTACCTGGAGCTGGTCAAGCAGCGCGCTTACGGGGAGGGCGCCGGGGCCGACTCGGCCCGGGCGGCGCTGCGCACCGCGCTGTCGGTGCTGCTGCGGCTGTTCGCGCCGATCCTGCCGTTCGTGACCGAGGAGGTCTGGTCCTGGTGGCGGGACGGGTCGGTGCACCTGGCGTCCTGGCCCGAGGCCGCCGAGCTGCCCGCGGGCGGCGACCCGGCGCTGCTGGAGGTGACGGCCGAGGCGCTGCGGCAGGTCCGCAAGGCCAAGTCGCAGGCCAAGGTCTCCATGCGGGCCGAGGTGGCGCGGGCCGTGGTGCGCGGGCCGGGCACCGCGACGGTGCGCGCCGCCGCCGAGGACCTGCGCGCCGCCGGCAACGTCGCAGAGCTGGAGCTGGACGAGGCGGCCGCCGCCGAGGAGCTCACCGTGGCGGTCACGCTGGCCGCCGCGGTCTCGTAG
- a CDS encoding maleylpyruvate isomerase family mycothiol-dependent enzyme codes for MRFALVDELRAERFRFIETLEGLSDEEFDSGTTLCAGWAPRDVLGHVIGFDYLLGSYLPYGTRIHAANQAQAERARMMSRRRLMEWARHWAANPSLTARLALPLALGDLGVHHQDVLRGLGLRRQVPDAVATAIFREGMQLSLWMNRRVLTHRLVPTDGHRPVGRGRQVRGTREAIGMWLAGRDSVAKELEFSS; via the coding sequence ATGCGTTTCGCCCTCGTCGACGAACTGCGCGCCGAGCGCTTCCGGTTCATCGAGACGTTGGAGGGGCTGTCGGACGAGGAGTTCGACTCCGGCACCACCTTGTGCGCCGGATGGGCGCCGCGGGACGTGCTCGGCCACGTCATCGGCTTCGACTACCTGCTGGGCTCGTACCTGCCGTACGGCACGCGCATCCACGCCGCCAACCAGGCGCAGGCCGAGCGAGCGCGGATGATGTCGCGCCGCCGGCTGATGGAGTGGGCGCGGCACTGGGCCGCCAACCCGAGCCTGACCGCCCGGCTCGCCCTGCCGCTGGCCCTGGGCGATCTGGGGGTCCACCACCAGGACGTGCTGCGCGGGCTGGGGCTGCGCAGGCAGGTGCCGGACGCGGTCGCCACCGCGATCTTCCGGGAGGGGATGCAGCTGAGTCTGTGGATGAACCGCCGGGTGCTCACCCACCGGCTGGTGCCCACCGACGGTCACCGCCCGGTGGGGCGGGGACGGCAGGTGCGGGGTACCCGGGAGGCCATAGGAATGTGGCTCGCCGGCCGGGACAGTGTGGCCAAGGAGCTGGAGTTCAGTTCATAG
- the yidC gene encoding membrane protein insertase YidC yields MPVFDAVLSHAHDLVWTLTQALAPLVPGGAAAAAIVVFTMAVRLSLLPLSIRAARGARARARLAPQIAGLRRRYAHDPVRLQRELAALHRAEGVSPAAGCLPSLAQAPFFFLMYRLFTAAVVGGRENLLLAQSLLGAPLGQNFAGVVVSAPFSGPALAFYALLALLALVAWVSSRRLAAALPKGQPGGGLLRLLPFGSVAAALFLPLAAGIYLLATTAWSAAERAVLHRPLPAAS; encoded by the coding sequence ATGCCGGTTTTCGATGCGGTTCTCTCTCATGCCCACGACCTGGTCTGGACGCTGACGCAGGCGCTGGCGCCGCTGGTGCCCGGCGGTGCCGCCGCGGCGGCGATCGTGGTGTTCACCATGGCGGTGCGGCTGTCGCTGCTGCCGCTGAGCATCCGGGCGGCGCGCGGTGCGCGTGCCAGGGCCCGGCTGGCGCCGCAGATCGCCGGGCTTCGGCGGCGGTATGCCCACGATCCGGTGCGGTTGCAGCGGGAGCTGGCGGCGCTGCACCGGGCCGAGGGGGTCTCCCCGGCCGCCGGCTGCCTGCCGTCGCTGGCGCAGGCGCCGTTCTTCTTCCTGATGTACCGGCTGTTCACCGCGGCGGTCGTGGGCGGGCGGGAGAACCTGCTGCTGGCCCAGAGCCTGCTGGGCGCGCCGCTCGGCCAGAACTTCGCCGGCGTGGTGGTGAGCGCGCCCTTCAGCGGGCCGGCGCTGGCCTTCTACGCCCTGCTGGCGCTGCTGGCACTGGTCGCCTGGGTGTCGTCCCGCCGGCTGGCCGCCGCGCTGCCGAAGGGGCAACCCGGCGGCGGCCTGCTGCGGCTGCTGCCCTTCGGCTCCGTGGCGGCGGCGCTGTTCCTCCCCCTGGCGGCCGGGATCTATCTGCTGGCGACGACGGCGTGGTCGGCCGCCGAGCGGGCCGTGCTGCACCGGCCGCTTCCGGCCGCCTCCTGA
- a CDS encoding DUF3710 domain-containing protein, with amino-acid sequence MPIRRRRRNEAPDRNLGSAGEQADAVETGDAPAGGADEATGPWDAGDSYPELERLDFGSLLVPVGPGLGFQVNFEATEVDAEGNPVNGRPVSVLVQHAESILQVQAFAAPKRSGIWDDLRRETATEITEQAGGQVEERDGPFGTELWAMVPAQLTEEMLNEMPPEVREQIPQEVIEQGYAWQPIRFIGVDGPRWFLRGVVQGAAIEDEEQWQVLEDVFRNIVVIRGEQPMPPRELLPLTLPKEFTEAAQAAAEQSQQPEQADDTFNPFERGPEITEVR; translated from the coding sequence GTGCCTATTCGACGTCGTCGCCGCAACGAGGCACCCGACAGGAACCTCGGATCGGCCGGCGAGCAGGCGGACGCCGTCGAGACGGGCGATGCCCCCGCCGGTGGGGCGGACGAAGCCACCGGCCCCTGGGACGCCGGCGACTCCTACCCGGAGCTGGAGCGGCTGGACTTCGGCTCCCTGCTGGTCCCGGTCGGCCCCGGCCTGGGCTTCCAGGTGAACTTCGAGGCCACCGAGGTGGACGCCGAGGGCAACCCCGTCAACGGGCGGCCGGTGTCGGTGCTGGTGCAGCACGCCGAGAGCATCCTGCAGGTTCAGGCGTTCGCCGCGCCCAAGCGCAGCGGCATCTGGGACGACCTGCGCCGGGAGACCGCCACGGAGATCACCGAGCAGGCCGGCGGGCAGGTGGAGGAACGCGACGGTCCCTTCGGCACCGAGCTGTGGGCGATGGTCCCCGCCCAGCTCACCGAGGAGATGCTCAACGAGATGCCGCCGGAGGTGCGCGAGCAGATCCCCCAGGAAGTGATCGAGCAGGGCTACGCCTGGCAGCCGATCCGCTTCATCGGGGTGGACGGCCCGCGCTGGTTCCTGCGGGGCGTGGTGCAGGGCGCCGCCATCGAGGACGAGGAGCAGTGGCAGGTCCTCGAGGACGTCTTCCGCAACATCGTGGTGATCCGGGGCGAGCAGCCGATGCCGCCGCGCGAGCTGCTGCCGCTGACGCTGCCCAAGGAGTTCACCGAGGCCGCCCAGGCCGCGGCCGAGCAGTCCCAGCAGCCCGAGCAGGCCGACGACACCTTCAACCCCTTCGAGCGCGGCCCGGAGATCACCGAGGTCCGCTGA
- a CDS encoding serine/threonine-protein kinase yields MPQAAPLEAGDPRRLGNYEVIGRLGAGGQGAVYLGKGPDGEKVAIKLLHAQMAADPSARARFAREVAAAQKVAPFCTARVLQADVSGDQPFIVSEFIDGPSLHDVVAHNGPLEPVELERLAIGTVTALAAIHEAGIVHRDFKPNNVLLASDGPRVVDFGIARTVNSQESAVTATGMVVGTPGYLAPEQLTGAPLQPAVDIFAWGATMVFAATGQSPFEAETLPVIINRILNEEPDLSALAEPLRGLVGRCLSKDPAARPAAAQLLLQLLGHVGAAPATPAPASEELLDQGTRIAARMAPPPEVPPAPVHTPPPMTPPAPLQQGPFPQSPTTPPPQPITPPPMPLQQGPVTPPPQIPVHQGGFGQIPMTPPPQPMTPAPMQQPVVAAPPPAAPVYRPRQSSSNGPVIAGVGCAVVLVLALLIFAIVVAASEDDADGDPPAYPTAAPTFSRSPSPTTGTRLPLAFNGVWEGKGFQPSAPAQDRTWNVRFTLLGGGTTGLVYYESATYTCRGTLTLQPGVTERRATYKINIYTGECVSGYVTFIYLNSSTLRFEERENITDATYLASGTVTK; encoded by the coding sequence ATGCCGCAGGCCGCTCCCCTGGAGGCGGGGGATCCCCGCAGGCTGGGGAACTATGAAGTGATCGGGCGGCTCGGTGCCGGCGGCCAGGGGGCCGTCTATCTCGGCAAAGGACCCGACGGGGAGAAGGTCGCCATCAAGCTGCTGCACGCCCAGATGGCGGCCGACCCCTCCGCCCGCGCCCGCTTCGCCCGCGAGGTGGCGGCCGCGCAGAAGGTCGCGCCGTTCTGCACCGCCCGGGTGCTGCAGGCCGATGTGTCCGGCGACCAGCCGTTCATCGTCAGCGAGTTCATCGACGGCCCGTCGCTGCACGACGTGGTGGCCCACAACGGCCCGCTGGAGCCGGTGGAGCTGGAGCGGCTGGCGATCGGCACGGTCACCGCGCTGGCGGCCATCCACGAGGCCGGCATCGTCCACCGGGACTTCAAGCCCAACAACGTGCTGCTGGCCTCCGACGGCCCGCGCGTGGTCGACTTCGGCATCGCCCGCACCGTCAACTCCCAGGAAAGCGCGGTCACCGCCACCGGCATGGTGGTCGGCACCCCCGGCTATCTGGCCCCCGAGCAGCTGACCGGGGCGCCGCTGCAGCCGGCGGTGGACATCTTCGCCTGGGGCGCCACGATGGTGTTCGCCGCCACCGGGCAGTCGCCGTTCGAGGCCGAGACCCTGCCGGTGATCATCAACCGGATCCTCAACGAGGAGCCGGACCTGTCGGCGCTGGCCGAGCCGCTGCGCGGCCTGGTGGGCCGGTGCCTGTCGAAGGACCCGGCCGCCCGCCCGGCGGCCGCGCAGCTGCTGCTGCAGCTGCTGGGCCATGTGGGGGCGGCGCCGGCCACTCCCGCCCCGGCCAGCGAGGAGCTGCTGGACCAGGGCACCCGGATCGCCGCCCGGATGGCGCCGCCGCCCGAGGTGCCGCCGGCCCCGGTGCACACCCCGCCGCCGATGACACCGCCGGCGCCGCTGCAGCAGGGCCCCTTCCCGCAGAGCCCGACCACGCCCCCGCCGCAGCCGATCACCCCGCCGCCGATGCCGCTGCAGCAGGGGCCGGTCACGCCCCCGCCGCAGATCCCGGTGCACCAGGGCGGCTTCGGGCAGATCCCGATGACCCCGCCGCCGCAGCCGATGACGCCGGCGCCCATGCAGCAGCCGGTGGTCGCCGCCCCGCCGCCGGCCGCCCCGGTCTACCGGCCCCGGCAGTCCTCCTCCAACGGGCCGGTGATCGCCGGTGTCGGGTGCGCGGTGGTGCTGGTGCTGGCCCTGCTGATCTTCGCGATCGTGGTGGCGGCCAGTGAGGACGACGCAGACGGCGACCCGCCGGCCTACCCGACCGCCGCGCCGACCTTCTCCCGCTCCCCGTCCCCGACGACCGGCACCCGGCTGCCGCTGGCCTTCAACGGGGTGTGGGAGGGCAAGGGCTTCCAGCCGTCGGCCCCCGCGCAGGACCGGACCTGGAACGTGCGCTTCACCCTGCTGGGCGGCGGCACCACCGGGCTGGTCTACTACGAGTCGGCCACCTACACCTGCCGGGGGACGCTGACCCTGCAG
- a CDS encoding DUF3159 domain-containing protein, with protein sequence MSETEAKPAGPGGERPVTYDTVEAAVRAQLAKALGGVRGMLEAAVPTIAFTVTYVLTHQVRTAVIAGVASAVLLLLVRLAQRSTPQFVLNSLVGIGIAAFFALRSGRAEDAFLPGILYNAAYAVGMIFSVLVRWPVVGFIIGSVTGDPTAWRSDPGIVKLCSRLTWILVVPCLVRVAVQYPLYLAGQVGWLGATKIFMGWPLQVAALAAMVWVLARGRTPLQGSPAT encoded by the coding sequence GTGAGCGAGACCGAGGCCAAACCCGCCGGGCCGGGCGGAGAGCGCCCGGTCACCTACGACACGGTCGAGGCCGCGGTGCGCGCCCAGCTGGCCAAGGCGCTGGGCGGCGTGCGGGGCATGCTCGAGGCCGCCGTCCCCACCATCGCCTTCACCGTCACCTACGTGCTCACCCACCAGGTGCGGACCGCCGTCATCGCCGGGGTGGCCTCGGCGGTGCTGCTGCTGCTGGTGCGGCTGGCACAGCGCTCCACACCCCAGTTCGTGCTCAACAGCCTGGTGGGCATCGGCATCGCGGCGTTCTTCGCGCTGCGCTCGGGCCGGGCCGAGGACGCCTTCCTGCCCGGCATCCTCTACAACGCCGCCTACGCGGTCGGCATGATCTTCTCGGTGCTGGTGCGCTGGCCGGTGGTGGGCTTCATCATCGGCTCGGTCACCGGGGACCCCACCGCCTGGCGGTCCGACCCGGGCATCGTGAAACTGTGCTCGCGGCTGACCTGGATCCTGGTCGTGCCGTGCCTGGTGCGGGTGGCGGTGCAGTACCCGCTGTACCTGGCCGGGCAGGTCGGCTGGCTGGGCGCCACCAAGATCTTCATGGGCTGGCCGCTGCAGGTCGCCGCGCTGGCCGCCATGGTCTGGGTGCTGGCGCGGGGCCGCACCCCCCTGCAGGGCTCTCCCGCCACCTGA